The Triticum dicoccoides isolate Atlit2015 ecotype Zavitan chromosome 6A, WEW_v2.0, whole genome shotgun sequence genome has a window encoding:
- the LOC119315697 gene encoding uncharacterized protein LOC119315697 encodes MTIGKACAHYMDMVRVEKFREALDDAKYNHNLLQEHLRADEQVAAAGKECDDEAGEALFGEINEEDIAEAVPRRHDHEEVGMSAVPHSDSQFKLRSQCQQAPTPSALQHSLGPPTPRSESRKPPAMGCLGRCWDKCKWPLACFTALAAVIIIVVMVAAYSFAIQPSITVEDASLARFALATTPTTSLGYNLSLRLVVRNRNWATTMKNTEPLEAAYKFDGQQFDRVQVADKGDKHGPRKTRVYRLVTGQESGYVALGNAGVAAYKEQNKTGEFELEVAVTGEVRYTLQLKKNKLAGTCKLKLKLDSPATASVVFERVKCKLEKEKKDNE; translated from the exons aTGACCATCGGCAAGGCCTGTGCCCATTATATGGACATGGTGCGGGTGGAGAAGTTCCGGGAGGCTTTGGACGATGCCAAATACAACCACAACCTCCTCCAGGAGCATCTGCGGGCGGATGagcag GTGGCGGCCGCCGGCAAGGAGTGCGACGACGAGGCGGGGGAGGCATTGTTCGGCGAGATCAACGAGGAGGACATCGCCGAGGCCGTGCCCCGGCGCCACGACCATGAAGAAGTCGGCATGTCCGCGG TACCCCACTCAGACTCACAGTTCAAATTACGTAGTCAATGCCAGCAAGCTCCAACACCCTCCGCCCTCCAGCACTCTCTCGGCCCTCCAACTCCAAGATCTGAATCAAGAAAACCGCCGGCGATGGGCTGCTTGGGCCGGTGCTGGGACAAATGCAAGTGGCCACTAGCGTGCTTCACCGCCCtcgccgccgtcatcatcatcgtcgtcatggtcGCCGCCTACAGCTTCGCCATCCAGCCATCCATCACCGTCGAGGACGCCTCGCTGGCCAGGTTCGCGCTGGCGACCACCCCGACGACGTCGCTCGGGTACAACCTCTCGCTGCGGCTCGTCGTCCGCAACCGCAACTGGGCGACGACCATGAAGAACACGGAGCCGCTTGAGGCGGCGTACAAGTTCGACGGCCAGCAGTTCGACCGCGTGCAGGTCGCCGACAAGGGCGACAAGCACGGCCCCAGGAAGACCCGGGTGTACCGCCTCGTCACGGGCCAAGAGAGCGGCTACGTGGCGCTGGGCAACGCCGGCGTCGCCGCGTACAAGGAGCAGAACAAGACGGGGGAGTTCGAGCTGGAGGTGGCGGTCACCGGCGAGGTGCGGTACACGCTgcagctgaagaagaacaagctggCGGGGACCTGCAAACTCAAGCTTAAGCTCGACTCGCCGGCGACGGCCTCCGTTGTGTTCGAGAGGGTGAAATGCAAGctcgagaaggagaagaaggacaaTGAGTAG
- the LOC119315238 gene encoding polynucleotide 5'-hydroxyl-kinase NOL9-like: MERGAMGRGEGSEEARGREREWEEAAEAVAYDSCTWPPPVVVVCGPGNSGKSAFSRLLLNTLLARYKRVVYLDTDVGQPEFTPPGFVSLHVLEEQAKDLTMLYLRAPKRCFFFGDVAAHKNPKLLLSYIFGLYDYFLKELYRFNEADNPHKSAIPIVINTSGWVKGIGLHVLSEILRYVSPTDVIRLNTTAEGKNLPGGAFWLDAHKGDSQVNLVEIRAAQNSPRHLLVKKEARMIRDLRLIAYFRQCLPRDFPIFSSDDLVQGIAAIDPFQLPISKIQVIDLHSQISGDSVYDFLAGTIVGIGSSSSVPLSTECSSPWCMGLGFVKAIDIPGDCIHLITPVPHQLLENVDIIFPSCIALPDGLFQVPNTVDDITARLRDL, from the exons ATGGAGAGAGGCGCCATGGGCCGCGGCGAGGGGTCGGAGGAGGCGAGGGGCAGGGAGCGGGagtgggaggaggcggcggaggcggtggcgtaCGACTCGTGCACCTGGCCGCCGCCGGTGGTGGTGGTGTGCGGCCCCGGCAACAGCGGCAAGTCCGCGTTCTCCCGCCTCCTCCTCAACACCCTCCTCGCAAG GTATAAGAGGGTGGTGTACCTGGATACCGATGTTGGCCAGCCTGAGTTCACACCTCCAGGTTTTGTATCACTTCATGTACTTGAGGAACAAGCTAAAG ATTTGACAATGCTATACCTGCGGGCTCCAAAGAG GTGCTTCTTTTTTGGTGATGTTGCTGCACACAAGAACCCAAAACTTCTCTTGAGCTACATCTTTGGGCTTTATGATTATTTTCTTAAAGAACTCTATCGCTTCAATGAGGCTGATAACCCTCACAAATCAGCTATACCGATTGTTATCAACACTTCAGGATGGGTGAAAG GCATTGGACTTCATGTTCTGTCAGAGATACTGAGATACGTATCCCCAACCGATGTTATTCGGCTAAACACCACAGCAGAGGGTAAAAATTTACCAGGTGGTGCGTTTTGGCTGGATGCACACAAGGGAGATTCACAGGTTAATCTAGTTGAAATTCGCGCTGCACAGAACTCTCCTCGACA TCTGTTGGTGAAGAAAGAGGCGCGGATGATTCGTGACCTCAGACTGATTGCATACTTCAGGCAGTGCTTGCCGAGGGACTTTCCTATTTTCTCTTCTGATGATTTAGTGCAAGGCATTGCTGCTATAGACCCATTTCAGCTTCCTATTTCAAAAATACAGGTTATTGATCTGCACAGCCAG ATTTCTGGTGATTCAGTATATGACTTCTTGGCTGGTACTATCGTCGGTATTGGATCAAGTTCATCTGTCCCTTTGTCAACGGAATGCTCATCCCCTTGGTGCATGGGACTTG GTTTCGTCAAGGCTATTGATATTCCAGGAGACTGCATTCATCTGATAACACCTGTTCCTCATCAGCTTCTAGAAAATGTTGACATCATTTTTCCAAGTTGTATCGCACTACCCGACGGCCTCTTTCAG GTGCCAAACACAGTGGATGATATAACTGCCAGGCTGAGAGATCTGTAG